A region of the Agrobacterium sp. RAC06 genome:
GCGGGACCTGTTCGGTGCCTTCACCGGCAAGGTGGCGATCGACCGCCCGGATCGCGCGGCGATGATGGACAATCCGCTGTCGGTTCCCGGCCTCAAGTTCTAGCCTAGCGTCACGCCGCCCTTGCGGATGTGAAAGCGGTGACCGGCGTCGAGCCGTTCCTGCGCGACCAGTTCATGGCCGTCCTCGTTGCAGAAATGCGGAATGTCGATGCCGGCGAGCGGATCGCTGGTCTCCACCACGAGTTCGT
Encoded here:
- a CDS encoding sulfurtransferase TusA family protein; this translates as MAETVIYDLRGLKCPLPVLKTRRRMADMKAGDELVVETSDPLAGIDIPHFCNEDGHELVAQERLDAGHRFHIRKGGVTLG